In the Arthrobacter zhaoxinii genome, one interval contains:
- a CDS encoding glycosyltransferase family 4 protein — MTALRYVRSAALAGATALEHLGDDPVVLALQISRRLPASLVHPLAAGAGRIAGKMPGNSFLGPLAAFVSGDTPALSRSLTAAAAPGGTTGSQQALRLADVAIAAGFPQEAGQLLARVRPGTKGLPGAVARSRWHAGDMSGAVEALSHGRGAERRQQRRLASELAVFSGWQPRLDRVESYTPDPATVLHVLTNSLPHTGSGYAQRSHSILKAQHELGWNVHAVTRPGYPVQVGRLFARDQDRIDGVTYHRILPARLPFGMQGRLRLQAEQTLALALKTRPAVLHTTTHFVNGLVTAAVAEALGIPWIYEVRGQLADTWASTRPAEARQSERYRLFSEREADVMGRAALVPTLGTVMAEQIAGSGVPWDRIRLLPNAVGEGYLEAPLAAAAARRSLGLDPDTELIGTVSSLVDYEGLDDLITAFGLVADRQRHLKCLIVGDGAAAPRLKALAAELGLTDRVIFTGRVPREQAHLYHQAINIFVVPRKDLDVTRAVTPLKPVEAMACARPVIASDLPALRELVRDGDNGLLVRPSDPAHLAEAIDSLISDAERRASLGSNGRHHVLATRTWGSAAEQTSQWYRSLAGAA, encoded by the coding sequence GTGACGGCACTGCGATATGTACGCAGCGCCGCCCTCGCCGGCGCCACTGCCCTGGAACACCTGGGGGACGACCCCGTAGTCCTGGCCCTGCAGATATCCCGGAGGCTGCCGGCATCCCTGGTGCATCCGCTGGCGGCCGGTGCCGGGAGGATCGCCGGAAAAATGCCTGGGAACAGTTTTCTGGGTCCGCTGGCGGCTTTCGTCAGCGGAGATACCCCTGCGCTGTCCCGCAGCCTCACCGCAGCCGCCGCACCGGGCGGAACCACGGGTAGCCAACAGGCCCTCCGCCTGGCCGACGTCGCCATCGCAGCAGGCTTCCCCCAGGAGGCCGGGCAGCTGCTGGCACGGGTACGCCCCGGTACCAAAGGCCTGCCCGGCGCTGTCGCCCGCAGCCGCTGGCACGCAGGAGACATGAGCGGCGCCGTGGAGGCCCTTTCCCACGGACGAGGCGCCGAACGCCGGCAGCAGCGGCGCCTGGCGTCCGAGCTGGCCGTGTTTTCGGGATGGCAGCCCCGACTCGACCGCGTTGAGTCCTACACACCGGACCCAGCCACCGTCCTACACGTCCTCACCAACTCCCTGCCGCACACCGGCAGCGGCTACGCGCAGCGGAGCCATTCGATCCTGAAGGCGCAGCACGAGCTGGGCTGGAACGTCCATGCCGTGACCCGCCCGGGATATCCCGTCCAGGTGGGCCGGCTCTTCGCCCGGGACCAGGACCGGATCGACGGTGTGACGTATCACCGGATCCTGCCGGCCCGTCTTCCCTTCGGCATGCAGGGAAGACTGCGGCTGCAGGCAGAACAAACGCTCGCCCTTGCCCTGAAGACGCGGCCGGCGGTTCTGCATACCACCACGCACTTCGTCAACGGGCTGGTGACTGCCGCCGTCGCCGAGGCCCTCGGCATTCCGTGGATCTATGAGGTCCGCGGCCAGCTGGCTGATACGTGGGCTTCGACCCGCCCGGCCGAGGCGCGGCAGAGCGAGAGGTACCGGCTCTTCTCCGAACGGGAAGCCGACGTTATGGGCAGGGCTGCCCTGGTGCCCACGCTCGGGACCGTCATGGCGGAACAGATTGCCGGCAGCGGTGTTCCCTGGGACCGGATCCGGCTGCTTCCCAACGCAGTGGGGGAGGGATACCTCGAAGCACCCCTGGCTGCAGCGGCGGCCCGCCGCTCGCTCGGGCTGGATCCTGACACTGAATTGATCGGAACCGTTAGCAGTCTGGTTGACTATGAGGGGCTGGATGATCTCATCACAGCCTTCGGTCTGGTCGCTGACCGGCAACGGCACCTCAAATGCCTGATTGTCGGCGACGGAGCAGCTGCACCCCGTTTGAAGGCGCTGGCTGCCGAACTCGGATTGACCGACCGCGTGATTTTCACCGGCCGCGTTCCCCGGGAACAGGCCCATTTGTACCATCAGGCAATCAACATCTTCGTTGTGCCTCGGAAGGATTTGGACGTGACACGAGCGGTAACTCCGCTGAAGCCGGTGGAGGCCATGGCCTGCGCCCGGCCCGTAATAGCCAGCGATTTACCGGCCCTGCGTGAATTGGTCCGGGATGGAGACAACGGGCTCCTGGTCCGGCCCTCCGATCCGGCGCATCTGGCTGAGGCGATCGACAGCCTGATCTCCGATGCCGAGCGTCGTGCCTCCCTGGGAAGCAACGGACGTCACCATGTCCTCGCCACCCGTACGTGGGGATCAGCGGCAGAGCAAACCTCGCAGTGGTATCGAAGCCTCGCAGGGGCTGCGTAA
- a CDS encoding ABC transporter ATP-binding protein — protein sequence MDAPEDLQFLAEDPCVVIDEVSMSYRVPSSETVPGSRSGGLMRRLTGKPNLVTVNALNPMSLVAVRGESVGIVGRNGSGKSTLMKLINGQVTPDTGAVYASSTPIMLGVNAALVPELPGDHNVVLGCLAMGLTYDQIAERYESIVELSGLEKAIHLPMRSYSSGMSSRLRFAIAASIDPEILLIDEALNTGDAQFADRSRKRMDELRENAGCVFLVSHSLETVLDMCSRVVWMDKGDLLMDGGPREVVKAYKDFTRHLSKGNNISAAKIREDAMEALTVTRIQERSTGRRSARVQ from the coding sequence ATGGACGCGCCTGAAGACCTGCAGTTCCTCGCAGAGGATCCCTGCGTTGTCATCGACGAAGTGAGCATGAGCTACCGCGTGCCTTCGAGCGAAACGGTCCCGGGGAGCCGGAGCGGCGGTCTGATGCGCCGCCTCACGGGCAAACCCAACCTGGTGACCGTCAACGCCCTGAACCCGATGTCACTGGTGGCGGTCCGGGGCGAATCGGTCGGGATCGTCGGGCGCAACGGTTCCGGCAAAAGCACACTGATGAAACTGATCAACGGCCAGGTCACGCCGGACACCGGAGCCGTGTACGCCTCCAGCACACCGATCATGCTGGGCGTCAACGCGGCCCTCGTCCCCGAACTTCCTGGAGACCACAACGTAGTGCTGGGATGCTTGGCGATGGGTCTGACCTATGACCAGATCGCCGAACGGTATGAGTCCATCGTTGAACTCTCCGGCCTTGAAAAGGCCATCCACCTGCCGATGCGCTCGTATTCCTCCGGTATGTCCTCCCGCCTCCGGTTTGCCATCGCCGCCAGCATCGATCCCGAAATCCTGCTTATTGATGAGGCACTCAACACAGGCGACGCGCAGTTTGCGGACCGCAGCCGGAAGCGGATGGACGAGCTGCGGGAAAACGCCGGCTGCGTTTTCCTGGTCAGCCACAGCCTCGAAACCGTCCTCGACATGTGTTCCCGGGTGGTGTGGATGGACAAGGGCGACCTGCTGATGGACGGGGGGCCCCGGGAGGTCGTGAAGGCCTATAAGGACTTCACCCGGCACCTGTCCAAGGGAAACAACATCAGCGCGGCGAAAATCCGCGAAGACGCCATGGAAGCACTCACAGTCACACGCATCCAGGAGCGGTCCACCGGACGCCGCAGCGCGAGGGTCCAGTAA
- a CDS encoding ABC transporter permease, whose protein sequence is MARPSEDALAAVQPLSVDIRGLQRVGARPGFVDYLVQIWNYRHFIAYDAKSRVQSGNRRDRLGSAWLILNPILNGLTYFLIFGLLLNTGAGIENFIGYLVIGIFLFQFSSRAITNGARSIQQNRAVIQAFSFPRATLPISVNLRELMANIPVLIVMMLLVLLVPPTEDITWRWLLVLPALALQWIFNLGVGLILARVISKVNDVVHLLGFALRAWMYSSAVFYTYDRFIDQPVMLKVLELNPLFQVLDIVRDCLLYASVPSWQSWAILSCWALGALAVGSVYFWRAEETYGRA, encoded by the coding sequence ATGGCCCGGCCTAGTGAGGACGCGCTTGCCGCGGTCCAGCCCCTGTCCGTAGACATCAGGGGACTGCAGCGGGTCGGCGCCCGCCCCGGGTTTGTCGACTACCTCGTCCAGATCTGGAACTACCGGCACTTCATCGCCTACGACGCCAAGTCGCGGGTACAGAGCGGCAACCGCAGGGACCGCCTCGGCAGTGCCTGGCTGATCCTGAACCCGATCCTGAACGGTCTGACCTACTTCCTGATCTTCGGCCTGCTGCTGAACACTGGCGCTGGGATCGAGAACTTCATCGGTTACCTGGTCATCGGAATCTTCCTGTTCCAGTTCAGTTCCCGGGCCATCACCAACGGCGCCCGGTCCATCCAGCAGAACCGCGCAGTGATCCAGGCGTTCAGTTTCCCGCGGGCCACCCTTCCCATTTCGGTGAACCTGCGCGAACTCATGGCCAACATTCCGGTGCTGATTGTGATGATGCTGCTTGTCCTCTTGGTCCCGCCCACGGAGGACATCACGTGGCGGTGGCTGCTGGTTCTCCCGGCGCTGGCACTGCAGTGGATCTTTAACCTGGGAGTGGGCCTGATCCTCGCCCGGGTAATCTCCAAGGTCAACGACGTCGTACACCTGCTGGGTTTCGCCCTGCGGGCATGGATGTACTCCAGTGCCGTCTTCTACACGTATGACCGTTTCATCGACCAGCCGGTAATGCTGAAGGTCCTTGAACTGAACCCGCTGTTCCAGGTCCTGGATATTGTGCGGGACTGCCTGCTGTACGCCTCCGTGCCATCCTGGCAGTCCTGGGCCATCCTGAGCTGCTGGGCACTGGGTGCCCTAGCAGTAGGAAGCGTGTATTTCTGGCGGGCGGAGGAGACCTATGGACGCGCCTGA
- the wecC gene encoding UDP-N-acetyl-D-mannosamine dehydrogenase, which produces MNTQTYSPGETTTAVATVAVIGLGYIGLPTAAILAGKGLHVIGVDVNPYTVEAVNEGRVPFVEPDLGIHVAGAVSQGHLVAQSTTPQADAYIVAVPTPFREDKTADLVYVEQAARKIAPQIQPGNLVILESTSPPGTTQRMADVILALRPDLAAEANDGEATVLFAHCPERVLPGRIMIELVMNDRIIGGLTPEAATAAAALYSTFCQGGIHLTDAATAEMAKLVENAYRDVNIAFANELSVISSNLGIDVWNLIELANHHPRVNILQPGPGVGGHCIAVDPWFIVSADPENSRLIRTAREVNDAKPDHVVAAVESAMAGHESPTIAALGLAFKANVDDMRESPAVEIVRRLADSNPGARIVVGSPFSESDLPEDLAAFGNVSLTGTDAAVDAADVVVLLVDHDAFREITPEQLAGKKIVDTRGFWRA; this is translated from the coding sequence ATGAACACACAGACATATAGCCCCGGCGAAACCACAACGGCAGTCGCCACCGTCGCCGTCATCGGCCTGGGCTACATCGGCCTGCCGACCGCCGCCATCCTTGCGGGCAAGGGCCTGCACGTGATCGGCGTTGACGTTAACCCGTACACGGTGGAGGCCGTGAACGAAGGCCGCGTGCCGTTTGTGGAACCCGACCTCGGAATCCATGTGGCCGGCGCCGTCAGCCAGGGCCACCTCGTAGCGCAGTCGACTACCCCGCAGGCCGACGCGTACATCGTTGCCGTCCCCACTCCGTTCCGCGAGGATAAGACGGCGGACCTGGTCTACGTGGAGCAGGCGGCGCGGAAGATCGCTCCGCAGATCCAGCCCGGCAACCTGGTCATTCTGGAATCCACTTCTCCTCCCGGAACCACCCAGCGGATGGCCGACGTCATCCTGGCCCTGCGCCCCGATCTGGCTGCGGAGGCGAACGACGGCGAGGCGACGGTTCTCTTCGCCCACTGCCCTGAGCGGGTCCTGCCCGGGCGGATCATGATCGAACTGGTTATGAATGACCGCATCATCGGCGGACTGACCCCGGAGGCAGCCACTGCGGCCGCCGCCCTCTACAGCACCTTCTGCCAGGGCGGCATCCACCTGACCGACGCCGCCACCGCGGAAATGGCCAAGCTGGTGGAAAACGCATACCGCGACGTCAACATCGCCTTCGCCAACGAGCTCTCCGTGATCAGCAGCAATCTCGGCATCGACGTGTGGAACCTGATCGAGCTGGCCAACCACCATCCGCGCGTCAACATCCTGCAACCCGGCCCCGGCGTGGGCGGCCACTGCATCGCAGTGGACCCCTGGTTCATCGTGTCCGCTGACCCGGAGAACTCCCGGCTGATCCGCACCGCACGCGAGGTCAACGACGCGAAGCCGGACCACGTGGTGGCTGCCGTGGAGTCCGCAATGGCAGGGCACGAAAGCCCCACCATCGCCGCCCTGGGCCTGGCGTTCAAGGCAAACGTGGACGACATGCGCGAATCGCCCGCGGTGGAGATTGTGCGGCGGCTCGCGGATTCCAATCCCGGGGCCCGGATTGTGGTGGGCTCCCCCTTCAGTGAGTCCGACCTGCCGGAGGACCTGGCCGCCTTCGGAAACGTCTCCCTGACAGGGACCGACGCCGCGGTGGACGCTGCCGACGTCGTTGTCCTCCTGGTGGACCACGACGCGTTCCGGGAGATCACCCCCGAGCAGTTGGCGGGCAAAAAGATTGTGGACACCCGGGGATTCTGGCGGGCCTGA
- a CDS encoding glycosyltransferase family protein has product MASMQDVRAGLWHLRSGGPAELREWQVRRRAEQGFADPSNTRGVEAGWIGRGSKRRLSIPAATVPARPPRRSDLTVGVILDEFSAAAFAFEWNTVALDPVGWRQQLTDHAVDLVFVESAWAGNSRLWRGKLAGPTGPASALVDLLAYSRSQGIPTVFWNKEDPPHYADFLPAAALFDHVFTSDVRRVEHYRRDLGHNNIDVLPFAAQPAIHNPARPKYGRHARDIGFAGMYFVHKYPERREQMDMLLGGAMDAKLPTGLEIFSRKLGGDPNYQFPAPLDSRVVGSLSYPQMLSAYKAYKVFLNVNSVVDSPSMCARRIFEISAAGTPVISTPSDAVARFFTPDEVPVAHTREEAAALSGGLVRNAEYNDRTVHRAQRRIWSAHTYAHRAETIVAAAAPLKSRPPVRPTVSALVPTIRPHQLENVFRTLASQQDVDVELVLLTHGFVLEPERLEALSAASGLKKVRLLTADTEVSLGECLNRCVEAASGEVVAKMDDDDHYGPNYLSDQLYALEYSGADVVGKQAHYMHLRSSNAVVLRFGHREHRYTEFVMGPTIVTRRTLALELPFPSLGLGEDTGFLKQAAAAGKRIYSADRFNYFQVREASGHTWKVDDATLLASGDLRFYGEPNEHTDI; this is encoded by the coding sequence ATGGCGTCTATGCAAGACGTCCGTGCCGGACTCTGGCACCTGCGTTCCGGGGGACCGGCAGAGCTGCGCGAATGGCAGGTCCGCCGGCGTGCCGAACAGGGGTTCGCTGACCCCTCGAACACCCGCGGCGTGGAAGCCGGCTGGATAGGCCGCGGTTCCAAGCGACGGTTGTCTATTCCGGCAGCCACCGTCCCGGCACGCCCGCCCCGGCGCAGCGACCTGACCGTCGGCGTGATCCTCGACGAGTTCTCCGCCGCAGCCTTCGCCTTCGAGTGGAACACCGTGGCGCTGGACCCGGTGGGCTGGCGGCAGCAACTGACCGACCACGCCGTGGATCTGGTTTTCGTGGAATCCGCCTGGGCCGGGAACAGCCGGCTCTGGCGCGGGAAACTGGCCGGACCCACCGGCCCGGCCTCCGCACTCGTAGACCTGCTTGCCTACAGCCGCAGCCAGGGCATCCCTACCGTCTTCTGGAATAAGGAAGACCCGCCGCACTATGCGGATTTCCTCCCCGCGGCTGCGTTGTTCGACCATGTCTTTACCTCCGACGTGCGCAGAGTTGAGCACTATCGGAGGGACCTCGGCCACAACAATATCGACGTCCTCCCGTTCGCTGCCCAGCCGGCGATCCATAACCCGGCACGGCCGAAGTACGGCCGCCACGCCCGGGACATCGGTTTCGCCGGGATGTACTTCGTCCACAAGTATCCGGAGCGGCGGGAGCAGATGGACATGCTCCTGGGCGGGGCGATGGACGCGAAGCTTCCCACCGGTCTGGAAATCTTCTCCCGGAAGCTCGGCGGGGACCCGAACTACCAGTTCCCCGCGCCGTTGGATTCCCGGGTGGTCGGCTCGCTGTCCTATCCGCAGATGCTGTCCGCGTATAAGGCCTACAAGGTCTTCCTGAACGTCAATTCCGTGGTGGATTCACCGAGCATGTGTGCTCGGCGCATTTTCGAGATCAGCGCCGCCGGGACCCCCGTCATCAGCACCCCCAGCGATGCCGTTGCCCGCTTCTTCACCCCGGACGAAGTCCCCGTTGCCCACACCCGGGAAGAAGCCGCCGCGTTGAGCGGCGGACTGGTCCGCAACGCCGAATACAATGACCGCACCGTCCACCGGGCCCAGCGCCGGATCTGGTCCGCGCATACCTACGCACACCGCGCCGAAACGATTGTGGCAGCCGCGGCCCCGCTAAAGTCCCGTCCGCCGGTCCGTCCCACGGTGTCTGCCCTGGTGCCGACCATCCGGCCGCACCAGCTGGAGAACGTCTTCCGCACCCTCGCGTCGCAGCAGGACGTGGACGTGGAACTGGTGCTGCTGACACACGGTTTTGTCCTCGAGCCCGAACGGCTGGAGGCGCTTTCCGCTGCCTCCGGGCTGAAGAAGGTCCGCCTGCTGACGGCAGACACCGAGGTGTCACTGGGGGAGTGCCTGAACCGCTGCGTCGAGGCGGCTTCCGGGGAGGTTGTGGCCAAGATGGACGACGACGACCATTACGGTCCGAACTACCTCAGCGACCAGCTGTACGCGCTGGAGTATTCCGGTGCCGATGTGGTGGGCAAACAGGCCCACTACATGCACCTGCGCAGCTCCAACGCCGTCGTCCTGCGCTTCGGCCACCGCGAACACCGCTACACGGAATTCGTCATGGGACCGACGATTGTCACCCGGCGCACTCTTGCCCTCGAACTGCCCTTCCCGTCACTGGGGTTGGGTGAGGACACGGGCTTCCTGAAGCAGGCTGCCGCCGCCGGAAAACGGATCTACTCGGCGGACCGCTTCAACTATTTCCAGGTCCGTGAAGCCAGCGGACATACGTGGAAGGTCGACGATGCCACTCTGCTGGCCTCGGGGGACCTCCGATTCTATGGGGAACCGAATGAACACACAGACATATAG
- a CDS encoding bifunctional glycosyltransferase/CDP-glycerol:glycerophosphate glycerophosphotransferase: MPKASARALSGLAGSLHPALRARLRRLAAPGAGAEGHGLLSVVVPMYNVAPYLERCLTSLVTQSYRDLEIILVDDGSTDGTAALAAGYARHDRRITLVKLPHGGNGRARNEGIRAATGRFLTFADADDVVPSDAYAVMVTSLARSGSEFSVGSYGRIRGSKRTPVRLAERIHSEQRTGVRLADCPEVIDDVFLWNKVFVRDFWNRCVGPIPEGIRYEDQETTSRAYLRAEGFDILSPVVYWWRIREDGSSITQAKHLLEDLQDRLTVARDVTDLFRKEAPEPVLGHWYRRLLGTDLIPYIEQVPDASVEFGELLRDGLQELYPSARGYLAQIDPQSRVLLHLASDGQWEDIRRAVVDRINNGTASPLTFDGGRIFAEPPLLNAISTPVDRDLLEVQPNRLELEVHLGEPQPGPGGKMTVSGHAYLRNVDLRTHTVELQVSAGASGAALPLIRWTDPEIDLLSGDRNCSYAASAFTVELEAPAAELTVRAEIAGHRVERTVPLPVVQGETRPPGPAVTSLAALSVDGADELQIDVDGGPAGAAYALVTARFSLPAEVLDVRDGTLRLRVPLSTERWGRALPAPPSGAYTLRVRRTGGAAGPGDPAVAVEERTARAFRSEVLPGARIRGLRTSAGAMAVSIGAPLADDETGTFHQYRLRRASFGPAAQRRTCPGIFFESFGGKSCTDSPRAISDYLAGSGFDEPLYWSVADLSVPVPDYAVPLLQGSAQWYDKLASARLLVNNNNFPWYFRKSPNQYYLQTWHGTPLKKIGLDIPQRLLSLSYRDLMERETQWWDLLLAQNDFAARTLPAALGYTGKVLTAGYPRNDALLDAEAPETRARVRALLGIPSAQKVLLYAPTWRDAVRDAAGRSDWVGFLDVAEASRRLGPEYTFLIRGHHNVAGQRRIDEHPAAIDVTDYPEVNDLYLASDVLMTDYSSAVFDYAVLGRPIYLLAPDLEEYRNSRGLYLDPAADLPSVPLVSTTAELVSALRGSPKRANSSSRAFAALDDGFAAGRATAFAFSSRIRLG; encoded by the coding sequence ATGCCGAAAGCTTCCGCCCGTGCACTGAGCGGCCTGGCCGGCTCACTGCACCCCGCGCTCCGGGCACGGCTCCGTCGTCTGGCTGCCCCGGGTGCCGGTGCGGAGGGGCACGGGCTGCTGAGCGTCGTCGTTCCCATGTACAACGTTGCCCCGTACCTGGAACGGTGTCTGACCAGCCTCGTGACGCAGAGCTACCGGGACCTGGAGATCATCCTGGTGGATGACGGTTCCACGGACGGGACGGCGGCCCTTGCCGCCGGTTACGCCCGGCATGACCGGCGGATCACCCTCGTGAAGCTGCCCCACGGCGGCAACGGGCGCGCACGCAACGAGGGGATCCGCGCGGCCACCGGCCGGTTCCTCACCTTTGCGGACGCGGACGACGTCGTGCCCTCCGATGCCTACGCCGTCATGGTCACGTCTCTGGCGCGCAGCGGGTCCGAATTCTCCGTCGGGTCCTACGGCAGGATCCGCGGGAGTAAACGAACCCCGGTACGTCTGGCCGAGCGGATCCATTCGGAGCAGCGCACAGGGGTCCGGCTGGCCGACTGCCCCGAGGTGATTGACGATGTGTTCCTGTGGAACAAGGTATTTGTCCGGGACTTCTGGAACCGCTGCGTAGGGCCCATCCCGGAAGGCATCCGCTACGAGGACCAGGAAACCACCAGCCGCGCCTACCTCCGGGCCGAGGGGTTCGACATCCTCAGCCCCGTTGTCTACTGGTGGCGGATCCGTGAGGACGGGTCCTCCATCACGCAGGCCAAACACCTGCTGGAAGATCTGCAGGACCGGCTGACCGTTGCCCGGGACGTCACCGATCTGTTCCGGAAGGAGGCGCCGGAACCCGTGCTGGGGCACTGGTACCGGCGGCTGCTCGGAACCGACCTGATTCCGTATATCGAACAAGTGCCCGATGCGTCCGTGGAGTTCGGCGAGCTGCTCCGCGACGGCCTTCAGGAGCTGTATCCGTCCGCCCGGGGCTACCTTGCCCAGATCGACCCGCAGTCCCGGGTCCTGCTGCACCTTGCATCCGACGGACAGTGGGAGGACATCCGGCGGGCCGTGGTGGACCGGATCAACAACGGAACCGCCAGCCCGCTGACGTTCGACGGCGGACGGATCTTTGCGGAGCCGCCGCTGCTGAACGCGATTTCCACACCGGTGGACCGGGACCTACTGGAGGTGCAGCCCAACCGGCTTGAGCTGGAGGTGCATCTGGGGGAACCGCAGCCTGGCCCCGGGGGCAAAATGACCGTGAGCGGCCATGCCTATCTGCGCAACGTGGATCTGCGCACCCATACCGTCGAGCTGCAGGTCTCCGCCGGAGCTTCCGGCGCAGCACTCCCGCTCATCCGCTGGACGGATCCGGAGATCGATCTCCTGTCCGGCGACCGGAACTGCAGTTATGCAGCATCTGCGTTCACCGTGGAGCTGGAAGCACCGGCCGCGGAACTCACGGTGCGGGCGGAGATTGCCGGACACCGGGTGGAGCGGACAGTTCCCCTGCCAGTCGTTCAGGGGGAGACCCGCCCGCCCGGTCCGGCAGTCACGTCACTGGCTGCCCTCTCCGTTGATGGTGCGGACGAGTTGCAGATCGACGTCGACGGCGGTCCGGCAGGTGCCGCGTACGCCCTGGTGACGGCACGCTTCTCGCTGCCCGCCGAAGTGCTGGACGTCCGGGACGGGACCCTCCGGCTTCGTGTTCCGCTCTCGACCGAGCGGTGGGGGAGGGCGCTGCCGGCGCCGCCGTCGGGTGCCTACACCCTGCGCGTGCGACGGACCGGGGGAGCGGCAGGTCCCGGTGATCCTGCCGTCGCCGTCGAGGAACGCACAGCCCGTGCCTTCCGCTCCGAGGTGCTTCCGGGGGCGCGCATCCGCGGGCTGCGGACATCCGCCGGTGCGATGGCGGTCAGTATCGGTGCGCCGTTGGCCGATGACGAGACGGGAACGTTCCACCAGTACCGGCTGCGGCGTGCGAGCTTCGGGCCCGCCGCCCAGCGGCGGACCTGCCCGGGGATCTTCTTCGAGAGCTTCGGCGGCAAGAGCTGCACGGACAGCCCGCGGGCCATTTCCGATTACCTGGCCGGCTCAGGCTTCGACGAACCGCTCTACTGGTCCGTTGCAGACCTATCCGTGCCCGTTCCCGACTATGCCGTGCCGCTGCTGCAGGGATCTGCGCAGTGGTACGACAAGCTGGCTTCCGCGCGGCTGTTGGTGAACAACAACAACTTCCCTTGGTACTTCCGGAAGTCACCGAATCAGTACTATCTGCAGACCTGGCACGGGACACCGCTGAAGAAGATCGGCCTGGACATTCCGCAGCGTCTGCTCTCGCTGTCCTACCGGGACCTGATGGAACGCGAAACGCAATGGTGGGACCTGCTGCTGGCGCAGAACGACTTCGCCGCCCGGACGCTGCCCGCGGCACTCGGCTACACGGGGAAGGTGCTGACGGCGGGGTACCCGAGGAACGATGCGCTGCTGGACGCCGAGGCACCCGAAACCCGGGCACGGGTCCGTGCGTTGCTGGGTATTCCTTCCGCGCAGAAGGTCCTGCTCTACGCGCCCACCTGGCGGGACGCCGTGCGGGACGCTGCGGGTCGTTCGGACTGGGTGGGTTTCCTGGACGTGGCCGAAGCCAGCCGGCGTCTGGGACCGGAGTACACGTTCCTGATCCGCGGCCATCACAACGTCGCCGGCCAGCGTCGGATCGACGAGCACCCCGCAGCGATTGACGTGACCGACTACCCGGAGGTCAACGACCTGTATCTCGCGTCCGACGTCCTGATGACCGACTATTCCTCCGCGGTCTTCGACTATGCGGTGCTCGGCCGGCCAATCTACCTGCTGGCTCCGGACCTGGAGGAGTACCGGAACTCGCGGGGATTGTATCTGGATCCTGCGGCGGATCTACCCAGTGTCCCTTTGGTGTCAACGACTGCGGAGCTGGTCTCGGCGCTGCGGGGCTCACCCAAACGGGCGAATTCGTCATCTAGGGCATTTGCTGCCCTAGATGACGGATTTGCGGCAGGCCGGGCTACTGCATTCGCATTCAGTTCCCGGATCCGCCTGGGCTAG